DNA sequence from the Peptoniphilus sp. GNH genome:
TCCTACGGAAAAAAACAAATCCTCTATGATGTAAATATAGATATCGAAGCTGGTGACATCTACGGATTTATTGGCAAAAATGGTGCTGGCAAGACTACAACTATAAAATGTGTAGTTGGTTTAAATGATTATAAGAAAGGCGAGATTTATGTAAATGGCATAAATATAAAAACAGACCCCTTAAAGGCGAAAAGTGTAATGGCTTATATCCCTGATAACCCCGAACTTTATGAGTTTATGAGGGGAACTGAATATCTAAACTTCATAGCCAATGTCTATGATTTGTCCGAAGAAAAACGCAAGTCCAATATAGAAAAATACTTGAAAATTTTTGATCTCGAAGATGCCATCAAAGATTTTATCTCGTCATATTCTCACGGTATGAAACAAAAGCTTGCTCTTATAGCTGCTCTTATGCATGAGCCCAAACTTCTAATTCTAGATGAGCCTTTTGTCGGTCTAGACCCTACTGCCACTCACTACTTAAAAGAAGAATTTAAGGAGATGGTAAAATCTGGTGCAGCCATATTTTTCTCTACCCATGTTCTGGAAGTGGCTCAAAGCCTTTGCAATAAAATATCCATATTAAAAGACGGAAGGATCATTGCCCAAGGCGATACCAAAGAGGTCACAGAAAAAGCCTCCCTAGAAGACATATTCATGGAGTTGATGAAAAATGAGATTTGACAAACTGATGCTCCTTTTTAAAATGGAGATGAAAAAGGACCTACTTAATGGCACGATAAAAAAGAAAAAAGCTACAAAATTGTGGGGACTAATTCTCGGTTTTATAATCCTGGAATTTTATGTTATCTTAGGCTCTGTTGCAGGATCAAAAAATCCCGATCTCACCATGAAAATTTTTTCTTTTTTGACTGTGCTTATGATTCTTGTGGGCGTATTTATGACAGGTCTTACTAGTCTTTTTGGACAAAGCGAAATCAACATCCTCGTACCTCTTCCTTTTAGCAATAAGGAACTCGTCTGGTCCAAGCTTCTTGGTCTACTTGTTTCTAATTTTATTACCGTACTTACTTTTATGGCATTTCCTATAATTTATATATTTATAGTCAAAGGTCACAATGTAGTCGGAGGAATTTTGGGGCTTGTCACTCTTATATTTTTCCATTGGATTCCCTTGGTTGTAAGTTTTCTAATAGCTACAATTTTTGGAAAATATGTAAAATTCAAATACAAATCCCAACTGCTGTCTGGACTTTTAGGCGTTATTCTTGTCATTGTTTATCTTGGCATTTATGTCTTTAAGAAGGCACTGGCTACGAGTCTACCGCTTCTAATAGAAAAGTTTCAAATTGCTGCAAAAATTTTGACGCCTCAAAATATTTTATTTCAAAAAATTCTTCTTCAGGCTTCATTTGCAAGCTTTTTTATATTTATAGCTATCTCGATTGTCATTGCCGGATTTATCATGACCTATGTCGCAAAAAATTATTTTGCCATCTATGAAAATTTAAAATCGGGCGGATCGAAATCTTCTAAAAAAGAAAGAGCTTACAAGAATAAGGGCTACAAGGCTGAGTCCAAATTTATGGCAAACTACAAAAAGGAATGGAGGCTATATCTTTCTTATCCAGTCTACTTTTCAAACACTATAATCCCCTCTTTCGCAGTTCTTGCTGGTGGCATAGTGATTTGGCTTGTAGATGCTAAGGGCATAGATGCTATGGCTGGTTATAATCTATCTAATATTTTGGCAAATTATGGTATCTTTATAGCTACTTGGCTGGGTTCTTCATCAGCTACGACTTATGCGGCTTTTTCTGTCGAAGGAAAAAATGCTTGGATACCCTACACAGCTCCCTTGTCCACCTTGGACATAGCCCTGCCCAAAATTTTTATGTCCCTTAGCATATCAATCCTTCCTCTTGTAATCTTTATAAGTGGTTTGATAGTAAAGTTTAAGGTGCCATATAAACTACTTCCCTTTTATATCCTCTTGCCTTTATCTTTTATGCTTTTAAATACACTTTTCTCAGCTATTTTGGATTTTAAATTTGCAAAATACGACTGGATAAATGTTACAGAAATTGTCAAGCAAAGATTTGCCATGATCTTATCCCTGCTTGCCACAATAATCCCCGCAGCAATAGGTATTGGCATATACTATTGTACTAAGAGTTTATTTGCAACTATGTTTGGTCTAGCTCTTGTCATCATCTTGGCAGATATAGTATGCTTTTTATATATCAAGAGATATAAAATATACACAAATTGAGGTCTCATATGAAACAAATTTTGATAAAAACTACCTTGGCAAGCCTTGTTTTGAATTTTTTAATAATTTTAATCTTCTACTCAAAGTTACCCGCTCAAATAGCAGTCCACTTTGATGATGCGGGAAATCCTAATGGCTATCTAAGACCAAGTATCTATCTATTAGTCATCCCATTTTTGGCAGGGATTGTAAATATTGCAGCAGTTTATAGACTAAAACGTCTTTTTGCCTTTACAAATACTTATTTCTATTACATCGCACCCCTAATCACCCTTGGCTTACATGCAGTTATTTTATATAGAACTCTAAAATAAGAAAAGACCTCCCAAAGTTGGAGGTCTTTTTTTATGTAATTTTTAAAATTTTTCTATTTATTTTAAACTGATTGTAACATTTTTTTATCCTTCTTGTTTTATAATTAGCCTTATGAAAAAAATATCTTTACTTATAATTTTAACTTTATTTCTATTCGCATGCAAAAAGTTTGAAGCAAAGTTTTCCAATTTAGGAGATGAAGGAGTACAAGGAGAGCTTGAAGAGCTTTTTAAGGCTAATAAAATCGACAATTTTGATGTGATAATTAATAATTTAAAAAATTTTAACTCGACAAATGAAGAGGCTATAGTAAAGGGTTGGGAAGACCTAAAAATGGGTCCAACAGACCCTTATAAGTACAATGAGGACTACTCTGAAAAATCTAGCAAGTTAAATTGTAGAGAGGTCGCAGCTCTTGGTATTTTAAATTCAATAGACATAAAAGAAGCCGATGTAAAAGGATCTTATCTGATGTTTGATAAGGAAGATTTAGAAACTTGTGCAGAGCTAAAAAATGTAAACAAGAGAAAATTTTATGCTCTTTTTAATGAAATAGAAGTGCCAGATACAATAAAAGATCCAAAAGCTGTGAAAGAATATTTACAGGAAGCTTTGGATAAAAAAAATATAGTCTACAAAAATGGCCAAGTAAAATTGATGCTTGCCTACCTTCACGACAAGGATAGCAAGTCCCTATTTGTAGGTCATGCAGGTCTTCTTTTTAAAAAAGGAAAGGACTATTACTTCTTTGAAAAGTTGTCATCCTACGAGCCCTACCAACTTAGCAAGGTGCGGGGCGAAGATGAGGTGGCTGAGCTTTTTTTATCCAGATATGACCTAAACGATGAGCTCGGCAAACCCTATGTGACTGTAAATGGTATTGTAAAATAACAAAACCAAGTCTTTAATGGACTTGGTTTTGTTATTTGTGATATGGATGGTTATTTATAATCCTAAATGCTCTATAAATTTGTTCTACAAGAATCAATCTCATAAGACCATGGGGGAAGGTCATATCTGAAAAAGATATGTCCGAGTTTGCCTTTTGATTTATTTTTTCATGAAGCCCTGTGGAGCCGCCTATTATAAAATCTATGGAGGACTTGCCTCCTAGCTGAATAGCTTTTATTTTTTTGGCAAATTCAACCGAGTTATATTTTTTTCCTCTTATATCTAGGGCCATTACATAAGAATCCTTAGAGAGTTTTTCCAAAATCCTGTCAGCTTCTTTTGCTCTTACCTCTAGTTCTTGCAAAGTGCTGTAATTTTCTGGGCAAGGCTCGTCTGCTACTTCAACCACTTCTAATTCGCTATAAGGAGTCAATCTCTTTTTAAATTCTTCAATTCCGTCTTTTATATATTGGTCTTTTATTTTTCCAACACATATTATTATTATTTTCATAAAATCTCACCTTTTGGAATATATATTCTTACAATTATTTTACCACCTGTCTTACATTTTATGGTATAAATTATCTAGAGGTGAATAATGGCTAGTATTTATACACACAATAGATTCGGCATAGAAATTATTAAGAGTCTAAATGATAATTTAAGGTCAATTGCAAATACTTACAGGGATCTTTTTTTATTTGGAAACCAAGGGCCGGATCTTTACTTTTTCAATGTTTTGGAAGGGATGAAAAAAGACGCCCCCGGCACCTATATTCATGATAGACCGGGTAAAGATTTTATAGCAAAGAATAAAAATTTATTAAAAGACAAGGGTCTTGATTCTCCATACGGAGCTTATATGATGGGTTCTATCTGCCATTTTATTTTGGATTCTCACATCCATCCTTATGTCAACGCCCTTATAAAGGGTGATTACTCCCATCTTGATATAGAATCAGAACTGGATAGGTACTATATGCTAAAAGATGGTCTTGATCCTTTTAAATTCGATCTGGACAAGCTTTTACCTGCAAACTCTTTGGCAAAATATGTCTTTTCCTTTTACGATGGCTATCCCCATGTGACTTTGAAGTCTACAGAAAAAGCAATCGCCAATTTTAAAAGAATAAAAAGAATTTTTAAGCCAACAAGCCTTGCAAAGGAAAAATTCTTTCTGACTTTACTTAAACTTGCTGGCCTTAGTATGTTTAATGGTCAAGTTTTAAGACAAGTCCCCTTTGAAGAAGCTAGTAATAGCAATGAGATTTTGACAAAAATATTTGACAATACACTCTTAGAAGCACCATCACTTTTAAAAAATGCTCTGGACTTTATCTTCCATGACAAGACCTTGGATGATAAGTTCAATTTAAATTATAACGGAGTTAAAATATGAAAGAAAAATTGACCTCACTTGAAAAAAAGTGGATTATGTACGATGTAGGTAATTCCGCCTTTATACTTTTAGCTACCACAGTTATCCCCATAGTCTTTAAAGCCTTGGCAAAGGGGAAACTTTCCGACTCCACTTATCTTGCCTACTGGGGTTATGCTGTTAGTATATCCACTATAATCGTTGCCCTACTTGGTCCTAGTCTGGGTTCCATAGCCGATAGACGTAAAAAGAAAAAGGCAATTTTTTCCGTCTTTGTCTTTCTCGGTCTTTTGGGTTGCTTTTTGCTTCCATTTTCAAAGTCTTGGTTACTTTTCTTGGGACTTTATGTGCTTGCCAAGGTAGGCTTCAATGGCTCACTCGTCTTTTATGACTCCATGCTTACCGATATAACTTCAGAAGATAGGATGGACAAGGTTTCTTCTCTGGGATATGCCTGGGGCTATATAGGATCTTGTATTCCCTTTGTGATCTCCATAGCCGCTTTAAGTCTCTTCCCAAAATTTGGACTAAAGCTTTCCTATGCAATAGTATTTTCCTTTCTTCTTACTGGAATCTGGTGGCTTATTTTTACTATGCCCCTTTTCAAATCTTATGAGCAAAAGTATTTTGAAGAAAGCGTCCACATAAATGTCTTTAAAAATCTAAAAAGCACAATAAAAGAGATCCTACTTAACAAACAAATTTTATATTTTCTCATCTCCTTCTTTTTCTATATAGACGGAGTCTACACAATTATAAACATGGCAACAGCTTACGGTTCCTCCCTTGGTCTGTCCTCAAACGGACTTATGATTGCGCTTTTAGTTACACAACTGGTAGCCTTTCCCTGTGCAATCTTTTTCGGTAGGATTTCCAAGCGCAAAAAGACCTCATCTCTTTTGAAGATATGTATCCTTGCCTATACCTTAATTGCGCTTTATGCCATTCAGCTGGATAAATTATATGAATTTTGGGTGTTGGCAGTCGGTGTCGGCATGTTTCAAGGTGCCATCCAAGCCCTTTCAAGATCTTATTATGCTAAGATTATTCCAAAGGAGAAATCTGGCGAATACTTCGGTATTATGGATATCTTTGGCAAGGGAGCATCTGTTATCGGCACTCTTCTTGTAAGTCTTATATCGCATCTCACAGGAGATCAAAACAAGGGCATCTTTGCCATAGCTGCCCTTTTTATCTTTGGCTATATAAGTTTTTGTTATGCAGCTAAAGAAAATAAGGAAATATAAAAAATACCCTCTTTACTAGTTTATCCAGTAAGGAGGGTGTTTTTATACATTTAATTTTATTTTTGATTCGTAAATATGTCGCCCCTATTTTCTTTTTTAGATTTTTTTGATGCATTTTCATCTTCAAGTCTTGCATCTATAAGACCCATCTGTTCTATCGCCCTATCTAGTCCTTTGGCTATGGCATCTAGGGTCTTTAGAAAGTTTTCTTTGCCTCTTCCAAAATCATAAGATCTCACTGTTAGTGGTTTAGAAGTTTTTAAATAGTCTTCCGCCGGTATATAAAAGTCTGGTCTTATGCCCGTTATTAGAAAATTTTTAGGCCCAGTGCTTTTCTTTATGCTTTTTTTGAAATTATTAGCTTCTCTTTCTAAAAATTCAATCGATGTTTTCACTTGACCATGAAAGTTGTTAGCTTGTAATTTTTTTTCTATTTGATCCTTTATAAGCACAAGATTAGAAGACAAAAGATAGACCTTGTCGTAGGCATCCATATCAAAACTAAAGAGGTCTTCTAAGATTTTATCTATTATATTTCCTTGAAAAATGCCATCTTCTACTGCATTTGCCAAAAGAGTCGCATCAAGCAAGTCATCTTTTTTTATAATAAGTCCCTTGTAAGATAATCTGTCTTTGAAATTTCTGCTAGATAAATACAAATTTTTGCCAGACTTAGCATCTTCTATAAAAGACTCTATGCCAAGAGTCACTTCATCTAAAATCCCATAAGCTTGAAATGCCAAATCAAAATCAGAAATCAAAACTTGCTTATAAGAAGCTTTAAAAAGTTCATCCCACCTCGCAAGCAAAAAATCTAGATCCTTATAGTTTCCAAATCTGGAGCCTTCATTATCCACATAAAAATCAAAATATTCATTTATATTTTCTCTTACAAATTTTTCATTTGCCAAGATTCCAAGAGAGGAATCTAAAATCGCAATTTTATTATTTTTCATATCTCATCTATTGTCCTTGTCTTGAAGACAAGCTTATAATCCCTTTTCAGATCCGTGTAGGCTGCATTTAAGCTCACTTCATCTTCATATATTCCAAACACTGTGGGCCCAGACCCTGACAAGAGGCTTATTCCTTTATAAGCCCTCATTCTCTCCTTTATCTGTGACAAATCCGGGTGCATCCTCAATACATAAGTTTCCAAATCATTTGCCATTGATTCTTTTAGAAGTTTAAAATCTCTATTTAAAAGGGCCTTTTCCAAATCATCCATGCGGCTTTTCTCAAATACACCTTCTAAATTTTCATAGGCACTTTTAGTGGAGACCTCATATCCCGGATTTAATAAAAGGATATTAAAGTTTGGGTTTTTTAATTTTTTAAGCCTTTCTCCTATGCCACCTGCCCTATAAGTTCCTGTGTAAATACAAAAAGGCAAATCTGCTCCAATTCCTTTTAAGATATCTGCCATATCAGATTTAGAAAGTTCAAGGCCATACATTTCATTTAGCCCTCTTATTGCCATAGCTGCATCGCTGCTGCCCCCGGCAAGACCAGCTGCCATAGGAATCTTTTTATTTATCTTTATTCTCACACCAAGATTTTTATTTAATTTAAGGCAAACTTTTTTCCAGGCCTTGTAAATTAAGTTGTCCTCAAGAGATAAGTTATCCATACCACTTAGCTCAATGTCAGCATCTTTTTTCTCTAGCCAAAGCTCGTCATACAGGTCCAAGGATTGCATAATTGTGTCTATGTTGTGGTAGCCATCCGATCTCTTATTTACAATTTTCAAGCCAAAGTTTACCTTGGCAGGAGCAAAAATTTTCATACAATCACCTAAGTAGATTATATATAATAAATCGCAATAAAAAAAGAAGGCTTAGCCTTCTTATATTTATGCTTCTTCTTTATGCTTCTTCTAAAATTGTCAACACTACTGTATGGGTCAGCACATCTGAGTAAGTGAAAGAGGTCTTTCTCGGTCTTTCTTCTCTGCTTTCTACATTCACTACAAAAAGTGACGGATAAACTGCTTCCAGCACACCCCTTTTTGTAATAATTTTCTTCCTTCCCTTGTCAGCCTTTATAATGACTCTCTTTCCAAGGTTATCCCTTAGCTCACGTCTTATAGCTTCCACCTGATTCACAGAATCACCCTTCCTACCATGAGATTTATATTTATTATAGCACAAGTAGGAAAATTTTGCAAAAACGCACAATATTTTAAGGTATATTCAAAATGTTGTCAATAGAATTTTTGCAAAATATTGAGAATTTAATTAAATCGTCATAAAATTCGCCCTCATAGAATTTTAAACTATGAGTTTTTTAAGTCATAATTTAAAAGTCACATAAGGGGTATGCTCATACAATATATCAAGAGAAAACACTCGATGGCAATAAAATAATTTTCATATTTCTCAGGGTTTTTGCTGAAAAAAAGTCTTTTTATAGTATTTGTTGCCATCCAAATAAAAATCGCAATCCAGACCTTTTCTTTGTATAGAAATTCCATCTTTAGGTTCATTAAATATATGCCCAAACTTATAAGAGCACAAATCGCAAAGGCATTTGATATGTAGGATAGGATCTTGTTTTTATATTTTTTTGAAAAATCATCTACCAGTGTTCCCAAAATTAGAAAAAATGCCATTATTAAGTAGACATAGCCATAAATATTTGCCATATAAACTCCTTTTTATTTTATATTGCTATGATAGCATATGTGACTATTGGTTACTATTTAAACTTTCATCCACTTTTAGCATCCCAAATATGACTTATAATTTTTTAAAATTTTTAGCATTTAAAAAGGCCCTCAAGAGAAGATTTTAGTCCATGCTTTTACTTTAAAATCTATCTGCTTGCGAGCCTTTTATCTTATATTTTCTTATTTTATGTTTTTATCTTACAAGATCAGTCTAAAGATAAGTGTCCTATGTCTTTTCTGTAAAAAAGATTTTCGCATTTTATCTTTTCTATGTCCTTGTAGGCCTTGGCTCTAGCTTCTTCTAAACTGTTGCCTTCTGCGCAGACTATAAGCACTCTGCCACCATTTGTTAATAATTTTGAATCTCTTATTTTTGTTCCCATGTGAAAAACTTTTGATTCTACTTGATCAAGACCTGAAATTTCAAAACCCTTGGCATAAGACTCTGGATATCCCTTAGATGCCATGACTACACCTATATAAGATTTATCATCCCATTGCAAATCAAAGTCTTCTCCATCTATTACCTTGTTTGCTAAATCATAAAGACTTGATTTAAGTGATAACAATAAAACTTCTGTTTCAGGATCTCCAAAGCGAACATTGTATTCTATTGTCTTGATTCCATCTTTAGTCTTCATAAGTCCGGCAAAAAGCACACCCTTGAAGGGTCTTTTTTCTTTTATCATGGCCTTGGCTGTGGGTCTTATAATATTTTCAATCGCCTCGTCTATATCTTTTTTGCTTATGTGCTTAATTGGCATATAAGCTCCCATGCCACCAGTATTTAAGCCTTTGTCATTGTCGTAGGCCCTTTTGTGGTCTTGCACAATCTTCATCGGGGCAATTTTTTCTCCTGATACAAATGCCAAAAGTGAAAACTCTTCCCCTTCTAAAAATTCTTCTATCACGACCTTGGAACCAGCCTCGTCAAATTTTTTATCAAGCATAATCTCTTTTAAAGCAAGCTTTGCCTCATCAAGATTATTTGAAATCAAAACGCCTTTGCCTGCAGCTATGCCATCAGCCTTTATGACTGTTGGAAAGGATGTATTTTCCACATATGAAAGAGCCTTCTTGTAGTCTGTAAAAGTTTCGTATTTTGCAGTAGGTATATTGTATTTTTTCATAAAATCTTTTGCAAAAGACTTACTCGCTTCTAATATGGCAGCATTTTTTCTCGCTCCGAAAGCCCTTATGCCATTTTCTTCTAAAAGGTCTACTATGCCATCTACTAGATAGGCTTCAGGGCCAACAAAAACAAGGTCAATTTTCTCTTCTTTGCAAAAATTTACAATTTCATTTTTTTCTAAATTGACACATTTTCCAAAACTAGCAAGGCCGGGATTTTCACCGAGCATAAATATTTCATGGCCTTCTCTATATAACTTATCTGCAATGGCATGCTCTCTCCCACCATTGCCTAAAACTAAAACCCTACCCATTAGTGTTTAAAATGGCGCATGCCTGTAAATACCATGGCGATGTTGTGACGGTTGCACGCATCTATTGACTCTTGATCTCTAATTGAGCCACCAGGTTGGATTACACTCGATATTTTGTACTTGCTTGCAAGCTCAACACTGTCAGAATATGGGAAGAAAGCATCAGATGCAAGCACTGCTCCCTCGGCCTTGGCACCCGCTTGTTCGAAGGCAATCTTACATGAACCGACCCTGTTCATTTGTCCTGCCCCCACTCCTAGAGTTTGGCCATTTTTAACTACAACAACAGCGTTTGATTTGATGTGCTTTACTATCTTGTAACCAAATTCCATATCCTTTATTTCTGCCTCGTTTGGTTTTTTTTCGGTTATTACTTCAAACTTGTCGTACAATTTGTCATCATAATCTTGTACCAGAATGCCACCTCTTACAGATTTTATAAGCAGGGGTTCTTTGTCTATTTTTTTAGGTATTTTATATATTCTTAGATTTTTCTTTTCTTTTAAAATTTCTAGAGCCTCTTCTTCATAGTCTTCTGCCAAAATAATTTCAAGGAAAATTTCGTGCATTTTTTCAGCAGTTTTTTTGTCTATCTTGCCATTTATTGCAACTATGCCGCCAAAAATTGAAACTGGATCTGCTTCATAGGCTCTAGTATAGGCTTCGTAGACATCTTTCCCAAGGGCAACTCCACAAGGATTCATATGCTTTAGAGCTACGCAAACTGTTTGATCGAATTCTTGAAGGATATCAAGAGCTGCCGATGCATCTTGGATGTTATTATAGGACATCTTTTTGCCATGAAGTTGGATGGCATCTTGCATTGCATAAGAAACTTTTTCGTCTGAAATATAGTGTCTTGCTTTTTGGTGTGGGTTTTCGCCATATCTCAATTCATCTTTTAATTTGAAATGTAGACTTAAATCTGTATCTTCTATGCCTATTTTTTTCTCAAAATACTTGGCAATCATAGCGTCATATTCAGAAGTTTTTTTGAATACTTTAAAAGCTAGTCTTTGTCTTGTTTCAAGCGAAGTGTCCTTATTTTCTCTAAGCTCTTTAAGGACTTTTTCATAATCCTTTATATCTGTTACTACTGTTACAAATTTATAATTTTTTGCAGCTGACCTTAGCATAGACGGACCGCCGATATCTATATTTTCTATAATTTCCTCATCGCTAACACCAGCTTTTTTTAGAGTTTCAAAAAATGGATATAAGTTTACGCAAATCAAATCAATGTAGTCTATGTTATTGTCTTTTAATTCTTTTTGGTGACTTTTTTGATCTCTTTTAGCTAAAAGCCCACCATGCACCTTGGGATGTAGAGTTTTTACTCTGCCTTCTAGTATTTCAGAAAATCCTGTGTAATCTGCTATGTCCATGCAGGCTATGCCTTTATCCTTCAAATATTTCAAGGTGCCACCCGTAGATATGATTTCAAATCCGTTTTCTATAAGTCCTCTTGCAAACTCATCTACTCCCGTCTTGTCGCTCACACTTATTAAAGCCTTTCTCATAATTCCTCCCTCAAAATTTTCGCTGCAGTCTTTGTATATAATTTGTGCTCCAGCTTGTGAATCTCTTCTGTCACTTCATCCAAGGATTTGTCATAATCAACCCTTAGCTTGTCCTGAATTATTATCTTGCCCCCATCAACTTCTTCATTTACAAAATGTATGCTCACTCCAATGTATTCTTCCCCTGCCTCATAGGCTCTTTTTATAGAATCCTTGCCCTTATAAAGAGGCAGCAGAGAAGGGTGGATATTAATGACTTTTCCAGAAAAATTTTCCAAAAAATAAGGAGATAAAATCCTCATATAGCCAGCCAAAAAAATGTAATCCACATCTACTAGATGATCTAAAAATTCTTTCTCATAGTCTTCTTTTGAAGCATAGTCCTTAGGATTTAGAGTAAACACATTTATGTTTCTTTTCTTCGCCCTTTCTATGACCTTAGCCTTAGGATTGTCACAGATTAAAATTTTTATCTCTGCTAATTTTCTAATCTCTTTATCATCGGCTAGAGCCTCGAAGTTTGTCCCATTACCGCTTGCAAATACGGCTATATTTTTCATACAAGACTTATCCTTTCTCCATCCACAACTTCTCCCAATAAAAAGCTATCAGATATTAAGTCTAAAACTTTTTGCTCATCCTCTTTTTCTACTATGATTGCAAGTCCAACTCCCATATTAAAAACTTGATACATTTCTAAATCTGGTATTTGTCCCTTTTCTTGAATGAATCTAAAAATAGATGGTACTTGGTAGGAGTCCTTATAGATTTTCATTCCAAGACCTTTTTTGAGGGCCCGAGGTAAATTTTCAAAAAATCCTCCACCTGTTATATGGGAAATGCCAGATATTTTGACATTTTCTAGAAGTGTCAGGACTTCTTTTGCATAAATTCTTGTAGGTTTCAAAAGGGCCTCTCCAATGGTAGTGTCCTCAAACTTATCATCAAGAGAAATGTTATTGTCTTTTATAACTTTTCTTATAAGAGAAAATCCATTTGAATGAAAACCTGTTGAGGGTAGGCCTATTACAACTTGCCCCGCTCTTGTATTTTTAGTGTCTATTAGCAGTTCCTTTTCCTGCGCTCCAACAGCAAAGCCTGCTATGTCATATTCTCCCTCTTTATAAAAGCCCGGCATCTCTGCAGTTTCTCCTCCTATCAAAGAAGCTCCAGCTTGTCTGCAACCATCGGCTACGCCTTTAACTATTTCTTCTATTTGCTCGGGATTATTTTTGCCGACAGCTATATAGTCTAAAAAGAAAAGTGGAATCGCCCCTTGAGCCAAGATGTCATTTACACACATTGCCACAACATCAATGCCAACTGTATCGTGCTTGTCCATTTCAAATGCAAGTTTTAGTTTTGTTCCAACT
Encoded proteins:
- a CDS encoding ABC transporter ATP-binding protein; this encodes MLSIKNLNKSYGKKQILYDVNIDIEAGDIYGFIGKNGAGKTTTIKCVVGLNDYKKGEIYVNGINIKTDPLKAKSVMAYIPDNPELYEFMRGTEYLNFIANVYDLSEEKRKSNIEKYLKIFDLEDAIKDFISSYSHGMKQKLALIAALMHEPKLLILDEPFVGLDPTATHYLKEEFKEMVKSGAAIFFSTHVLEVAQSLCNKISILKDGRIIAQGDTKEVTEKASLEDIFMELMKNEI
- a CDS encoding DUF1648 domain-containing protein, whose amino-acid sequence is MKQILIKTTLASLVLNFLIILIFYSKLPAQIAVHFDDAGNPNGYLRPSIYLLVIPFLAGIVNIAAVYRLKRLFAFTNTYFYYIAPLITLGLHAVILYRTLK
- a CDS encoding DUF4300 family protein; amino-acid sequence: MKKISLLIILTLFLFACKKFEAKFSNLGDEGVQGELEELFKANKIDNFDVIINNLKNFNSTNEEAIVKGWEDLKMGPTDPYKYNEDYSEKSSKLNCREVAALGILNSIDIKEADVKGSYLMFDKEDLETCAELKNVNKRKFYALFNEIEVPDTIKDPKAVKEYLQEALDKKNIVYKNGQVKLMLAYLHDKDSKSLFVGHAGLLFKKGKDYYFFEKLSSYEPYQLSKVRGEDEVAELFLSRYDLNDELGKPYVTVNGIVK
- the rlmH gene encoding 23S rRNA (pseudouridine(1915)-N(3))-methyltransferase RlmH, giving the protein MKIIIICVGKIKDQYIKDGIEEFKKRLTPYSELEVVEVADEPCPENYSTLQELEVRAKEADRILEKLSKDSYVMALDIRGKKYNSVEFAKKIKAIQLGGKSSIDFIIGGSTGLHEKINQKANSDISFSDMTFPHGLMRLILVEQIYRAFRIINNHPYHK
- a CDS encoding zinc dependent phospholipase C family protein; the encoded protein is MASIYTHNRFGIEIIKSLNDNLRSIANTYRDLFLFGNQGPDLYFFNVLEGMKKDAPGTYIHDRPGKDFIAKNKNLLKDKGLDSPYGAYMMGSICHFILDSHIHPYVNALIKGDYSHLDIESELDRYYMLKDGLDPFKFDLDKLLPANSLAKYVFSFYDGYPHVTLKSTEKAIANFKRIKRIFKPTSLAKEKFFLTLLKLAGLSMFNGQVLRQVPFEEASNSNEILTKIFDNTLLEAPSLLKNALDFIFHDKTLDDKFNLNYNGVKI
- a CDS encoding MFS transporter — protein: MKEKLTSLEKKWIMYDVGNSAFILLATTVIPIVFKALAKGKLSDSTYLAYWGYAVSISTIIVALLGPSLGSIADRRKKKKAIFSVFVFLGLLGCFLLPFSKSWLLFLGLYVLAKVGFNGSLVFYDSMLTDITSEDRMDKVSSLGYAWGYIGSCIPFVISIAALSLFPKFGLKLSYAIVFSFLLTGIWWLIFTMPLFKSYEQKYFEESVHINVFKNLKSTIKEILLNKQILYFLISFFFYIDGVYTIINMATAYGSSLGLSSNGLMIALLVTQLVAFPCAIFFGRISKRKKTSSLLKICILAYTLIALYAIQLDKLYEFWVLAVGVGMFQGAIQALSRSYYAKIIPKEKSGEYFGIMDIFGKGASVIGTLLVSLISHLTGDQNKGIFAIAALFIFGYISFCYAAKENKEI
- the ispE gene encoding 4-(cytidine 5'-diphospho)-2-C-methyl-D-erythritol kinase, encoding MKIFAPAKVNFGLKIVNKRSDGYHNIDTIMQSLDLYDELWLEKKDADIELSGMDNLSLEDNLIYKAWKKVCLKLNKNLGVRIKINKKIPMAAGLAGGSSDAAMAIRGLNEMYGLELSKSDMADILKGIGADLPFCIYTGTYRAGGIGERLKKLKNPNFNILLLNPGYEVSTKSAYENLEGVFEKSRMDDLEKALLNRDFKLLKESMANDLETYVLRMHPDLSQIKERMRAYKGISLLSGSGPTVFGIYEDEVSLNAAYTDLKRDYKLVFKTRTIDEI
- a CDS encoding Veg family protein, producing the protein MNQVEAIRRELRDNLGKRVIIKADKGRKKIITKRGVLEAVYPSLFVVNVESREERPRKTSFTYSDVLTHTVVLTILEEA
- the purD gene encoding phosphoribosylamine--glycine ligase → MGRVLVLGNGGREHAIADKLYREGHEIFMLGENPGLASFGKCVNLEKNEIVNFCKEEKIDLVFVGPEAYLVDGIVDLLEENGIRAFGARKNAAILEASKSFAKDFMKKYNIPTAKYETFTDYKKALSYVENTSFPTVIKADGIAAGKGVLISNNLDEAKLALKEIMLDKKFDEAGSKVVIEEFLEGEEFSLLAFVSGEKIAPMKIVQDHKRAYDNDKGLNTGGMGAYMPIKHISKKDIDEAIENIIRPTAKAMIKEKRPFKGVLFAGLMKTKDGIKTIEYNVRFGDPETEVLLLSLKSSLYDLANKVIDGEDFDLQWDDKSYIGVVMASKGYPESYAKGFEISGLDQVESKVFHMGTKIRDSKLLTNGGRVLIVCAEGNSLEEARAKAYKDIEKIKCENLFYRKDIGHLSLD